From Haliaeetus albicilla chromosome 15, bHalAlb1.1, whole genome shotgun sequence, a single genomic window includes:
- the ARL11 gene encoding ADP-ribosylation factor-like protein 11, which translates to MGKLISKGQPKRDARVVMLGLDFAGKSTLLYKLKSGRAVETCPTVGFNVESLQTPCRVSFTLWDVGGQGSLRASWPDYLEDTNILIFVLDSTDTARLPEAMAALEEVLSHPSMAGIPVLLLANKQEMPGALAPAELGEKLRRGRLARHPWVLRGCSAHTGQGLQEALAVLGELLRVWSGAPHPKSSPSQGQRGGGELRSKAEPRVDASRSSLPAGLL; encoded by the coding sequence ATGGGGAAGCTGATCTCCAAAGGCCAGCCCAAAAGAGATGCTCGAGTTGTCATGCTGGGGCTCGACTTCGCCGGCAAATCCACCCTTCTGTACAAACTGAAGAGCGGCCGGGCTGTGGAGACCTGCCCGACGGTGGGCTTCAATGTGGAGTCTCTCCAAACACCCTGTCGCGTATCCTTCACCCTCTGGGACGTCGGCGGACAAGGCAGCCTGCGGGCGAGCTGGCCTGACTACCTGGAGGACACCAACATCCTCATCTTCGTGCTCGACAGCACGGACACGGCTCGGCTGCCCGAAGCGATGGCAGCACTGGAGGAAGTCCTGAGCCACCCCAGCATGGCCGGCATCCCCGTCCTCCTCCTGGCCAACAAGCAGGAGATGCCGGGAGCGTTGGCTCCCGCCGAGCTGGGGGAGAAGCTGCGGCGGGGGCGGCTGGCGAGGCACCCTTGGGTGCTCCGGGGTTGCAGTGCCCACACCGGCCAGGGACTGCAGGAAGCCCTGGCCGTCCTGGGAGAGCTGCTGCGGGTCTGGAGCGGAGCTCCCCATCCCAAGAGCAGCCCCTCGCAGGGCCAGCGGGGAGGAGGCGAGCTCCGGAGCAAAGCTGAACCTCGGGTGGACGCTTCCCGCTCGTCGCTGCCGGCAGGTTTGCTGTAG